One genomic window of Denticeps clupeoides chromosome 14, fDenClu1.1, whole genome shotgun sequence includes the following:
- the dynlt1b gene encoding dynein light chain Tctex-type 1 isoform X2 produces the protein MEEYQTGDESVEGAIGGSTYQHSRVNQWTNSIVEQCLGQLSKLDKPFKYIVTCIIMQKNGAGLQTASSCFWDNATDGSCTVRWENKSVYCIVSVFGLAI, from the exons ATGGAGGAGTACCAGACCGGCGACGAG TCTGTTGAAGGGGCCATCGGAGGCAGCACGTACCAGCACAGCCGGGTCAACCAGTGGACCAACAGCATAGTGGAGCAGTGCCTCGGCCAGCTCAGCAAGCTGGACAAGCCTTTCAAGTACATCG TAACTTGCATCATCATGCAGAAAAACGGAGCCGGACTGCAGACAGCAAGCTCCTGCTTCTGGGACAACGCTACCGACG GAAGCTGCACAGTAAGATGGGAAAACAAATCTGTGTACTGCATCGTCAGTGTCTTTGGGCTTGCCATATAA
- the tmem181 gene encoding transmembrane protein 181 isoform X2 produces MDMLAPMRLYTLSKRHFVLVFVVFLVFFALTVFIGVAGPKVVEETTDRSLANSSKTGPFHLGSPPLSTYNQQLWLTCIIEVDENNVADFKRPFEIIVELEGVMQDASITHISDNEHQKSRMLHCGIAQQSCDETIIMHLGYLNYSKYQVNVRFEGLEDLTYIKNITFVWKTYNASFSQAEIWFRFIFVVLTFMVTCMFAHSLRKFSMRDWGIEQKWMSILLPLLLLYNDPFFPLSFLVNSWFPGTLDTFFQALFLSALLLFWLCVYHGIRVQGERKCLTFYLPKLLIVGLIWLSAVTLGIWQTVNELQDPTYQYKVDIANFQGMKIFFLLVVCLYILYLVFLVVRACSELKNMPYSDLRLKFLTVLTFVVLIISMVILYLRFGAKALQDNFVAELSTHYQNSAEFLSFYGLLNFYLYTLAFVYSPSKNALYDSQLKDNPAFSMLNDSDDEVIYGSDYEEMPLQNGRAIKATAKYQDETDSD; encoded by the exons ATGGACAT GCTCGCCCCCATGCGGCTTTACACCCTCTCCAAAAGACACTTCGTCCTGGTTTTCGTGGTGTTTTTAGTGTTCTTCGCTCTCACAGTCTTCATCGGCGTAGCAG GTCCTAAAGTTGTAGAAGAAACCACTGACAGGAGTTTAGCAAACAGTTCCAAG ACGGGACCCTTTCACTTAGGATCCCCGCCTCTGTCCACCTACAACCAACAGCTTTGGCTTACCTGCATCATTGAGGTGGATGAGAACAATG TGGCAGACTTTAAGCGGCCTTTTGAGATTATCGTGGAGCTGGAAGGCGTCATGCAGGATGCCAGCATCACACACATCAGTGACAACGAGCACCAGAAATCCCGCATGCTGCACTGTGGGATT GCTCAGCAGAGCTGTGATGAGACCATAATAATGCACCTGGGTTATCTGAATTACTCGAAGTACCAGGTCAATGTGAGGTTCGAAGGTCTGGAGGATCTTACATACATCAAGAACATCACCTTTGTG TGGAAAACGTACAATGCTTCATTCTCCCAAGCTGAGATTTGGTTCAGATTCATCTTTGTTGTTTTGACTTTTATGGTGACG TGCATGTTTGCTCACTCGCTGAGGAAGTTTTCCATGAGGGACTGGGGGATTGAGCAGAAGTGGATGTCTATACTCCTTCCACTCCTCCTTCTTTATAACG ATCCCTTCTTCCCATTGTCATTCCTGGTGAACAGTTGGTTTCCTGGAACTCTTGACACGTTTTTCCAGGCCTTGTTCCTAAGTGCTTTGCTGCTCTTCTGGCTTTGTGTTTATCATGGAATCCGCGTTCAG ggagaGCGGAAGTGTTTAACGTTTTACCTCCCAAAGCTGTTGATTGTTGGGCTTATCTGGCTCTCTGCAGTAACACTGGGCATATGGCAAAC GGTAAACGAGTTGCAGGATCCCACTTATCAGTATAAGGTGGATATTGCCAACTTCCAG GGGATGAAGATTTTTTTCCTGCTGGTGGTGTGTCTTTATATCCTTTACCTGGTGTTCCTGGTCGTCCGAGCGTGCTCAGAACTGAAGAACATGCCGTACTCAG ATCTCCGGCTGAAATTCCTGACAGTGCTGACTTTTGTTGTGCTGATAATTAG TATGGTCATACTCTACCTGAGGTTTGGGGCCAAGGCTCTGCAAGACAACTTTGTTGCCGAACTGTCCACCCACTATCAGAACT CAGCTGAATTTTTATCCTTTTACGGATTACTGAATTTTTACCTGTATACATTAGCCTTTGTATATTCGCCATCAAAAAATGCTCTGTATG ACTCCCAGCTTAAGGATAACCCTGCGTTTTCCATGCTGAATGACTCCGACGATGAGGTTATTTACGG gAGTGACTATGAAGAAATGCCTCTTCAGAATGGCCGTGCCATCAAAGCCACTGCCAAGTATCAGGATGAAACGGACAGTGACTGA
- the tmem181 gene encoding transmembrane protein 181 isoform X1: MDRAEADYSGLENPLYSEFKYFCKKMQEAYEDLMEDLTPYRDDRFYRLAPMRLYTLSKRHFVLVFVVFLVFFALTVFIGVAGPKVVEETTDRSLANSSKTGPFHLGSPPLSTYNQQLWLTCIIEVDENNVADFKRPFEIIVELEGVMQDASITHISDNEHQKSRMLHCGIAQQSCDETIIMHLGYLNYSKYQVNVRFEGLEDLTYIKNITFVWKTYNASFSQAEIWFRFIFVVLTFMVTCMFAHSLRKFSMRDWGIEQKWMSILLPLLLLYNDPFFPLSFLVNSWFPGTLDTFFQALFLSALLLFWLCVYHGIRVQGERKCLTFYLPKLLIVGLIWLSAVTLGIWQTVNELQDPTYQYKVDIANFQGMKIFFLLVVCLYILYLVFLVVRACSELKNMPYSDLRLKFLTVLTFVVLIISMVILYLRFGAKALQDNFVAELSTHYQNSAEFLSFYGLLNFYLYTLAFVYSPSKNALYDSQLKDNPAFSMLNDSDDEVIYGSDYEEMPLQNGRAIKATAKYQDETDSD, encoded by the exons ATGGACCGCGCCGAGGCGGACTACTCCGGCCTGGAAAACCCGCTCTACAGCGAGTTCAAGTACTTCTGCAAAAAGATGCAGGAGGCTTACGAGGATTTGATGGAGGACCTGACGCCGTACAGGGACGACCGGTTCTACAG GCTCGCCCCCATGCGGCTTTACACCCTCTCCAAAAGACACTTCGTCCTGGTTTTCGTGGTGTTTTTAGTGTTCTTCGCTCTCACAGTCTTCATCGGCGTAGCAG GTCCTAAAGTTGTAGAAGAAACCACTGACAGGAGTTTAGCAAACAGTTCCAAG ACGGGACCCTTTCACTTAGGATCCCCGCCTCTGTCCACCTACAACCAACAGCTTTGGCTTACCTGCATCATTGAGGTGGATGAGAACAATG TGGCAGACTTTAAGCGGCCTTTTGAGATTATCGTGGAGCTGGAAGGCGTCATGCAGGATGCCAGCATCACACACATCAGTGACAACGAGCACCAGAAATCCCGCATGCTGCACTGTGGGATT GCTCAGCAGAGCTGTGATGAGACCATAATAATGCACCTGGGTTATCTGAATTACTCGAAGTACCAGGTCAATGTGAGGTTCGAAGGTCTGGAGGATCTTACATACATCAAGAACATCACCTTTGTG TGGAAAACGTACAATGCTTCATTCTCCCAAGCTGAGATTTGGTTCAGATTCATCTTTGTTGTTTTGACTTTTATGGTGACG TGCATGTTTGCTCACTCGCTGAGGAAGTTTTCCATGAGGGACTGGGGGATTGAGCAGAAGTGGATGTCTATACTCCTTCCACTCCTCCTTCTTTATAACG ATCCCTTCTTCCCATTGTCATTCCTGGTGAACAGTTGGTTTCCTGGAACTCTTGACACGTTTTTCCAGGCCTTGTTCCTAAGTGCTTTGCTGCTCTTCTGGCTTTGTGTTTATCATGGAATCCGCGTTCAG ggagaGCGGAAGTGTTTAACGTTTTACCTCCCAAAGCTGTTGATTGTTGGGCTTATCTGGCTCTCTGCAGTAACACTGGGCATATGGCAAAC GGTAAACGAGTTGCAGGATCCCACTTATCAGTATAAGGTGGATATTGCCAACTTCCAG GGGATGAAGATTTTTTTCCTGCTGGTGGTGTGTCTTTATATCCTTTACCTGGTGTTCCTGGTCGTCCGAGCGTGCTCAGAACTGAAGAACATGCCGTACTCAG ATCTCCGGCTGAAATTCCTGACAGTGCTGACTTTTGTTGTGCTGATAATTAG TATGGTCATACTCTACCTGAGGTTTGGGGCCAAGGCTCTGCAAGACAACTTTGTTGCCGAACTGTCCACCCACTATCAGAACT CAGCTGAATTTTTATCCTTTTACGGATTACTGAATTTTTACCTGTATACATTAGCCTTTGTATATTCGCCATCAAAAAATGCTCTGTATG ACTCCCAGCTTAAGGATAACCCTGCGTTTTCCATGCTGAATGACTCCGACGATGAGGTTATTTACGG gAGTGACTATGAAGAAATGCCTCTTCAGAATGGCCGTGCCATCAAAGCCACTGCCAAGTATCAGGATGAAACGGACAGTGACTGA
- the dynlt1b gene encoding dynein light chain Tctex-type 1 isoform X1 → MEEYQTGDEVAFVVDEVNSIIKESVEGAIGGSTYQHSRVNQWTNSIVEQCLGQLSKLDKPFKYIVTCIIMQKNGAGLQTASSCFWDNATDGSCTVRWENKSVYCIVSVFGLAI, encoded by the exons ATGGAGGAGTACCAGACCGGCGACGAG GTGGCCTTTGTCGTTGACGAAGTGAACTCCATTATCAAAGAG TCTGTTGAAGGGGCCATCGGAGGCAGCACGTACCAGCACAGCCGGGTCAACCAGTGGACCAACAGCATAGTGGAGCAGTGCCTCGGCCAGCTCAGCAAGCTGGACAAGCCTTTCAAGTACATCG TAACTTGCATCATCATGCAGAAAAACGGAGCCGGACTGCAGACAGCAAGCTCCTGCTTCTGGGACAACGCTACCGACG GAAGCTGCACAGTAAGATGGGAAAACAAATCTGTGTACTGCATCGTCAGTGTCTTTGGGCTTGCCATATAA